In one Aquila chrysaetos chrysaetos chromosome 24, bAquChr1.4, whole genome shotgun sequence genomic region, the following are encoded:
- the BRPF3 gene encoding bromodomain and PHD finger-containing protein 3 isoform X2: MRKPRRRSRQNLEGRRSPSPYSLKCSPTRETLTYAQAQRIVEVDIDGRLHRISIYDPLKIITEDELTAQDITECNSNKENSEQPLFPSKSKKTPSKGKKKESCSKYAPGTSLHLPQPNFRVVDSFSQPDAPPLPAAYYRYIEKPPEDLDVEVEYDMDEEDLAWLEMVNEKRRDDGYGTVSADTFELLVDRLEKESYLESRNNGGQQSLIDEDAFCCVCMDDECHNSNVILFCDICNLAVHQECYGVPYIPEGQWLCRCCLQSPSRPVDCVLCPNKGGAFKQTSDGRWAHVVCAIWIPEVCFANTVFLEPIEGINNIPPARWKLTCYICKQKGMGAAIQCHKVNCYTAFHVTCAQRAGLFMKIEPMRETSINGTTFTVRKTAYCESHSPPGTVKKGSPAASVERQEDTVKEEGEEEANSGPPKGSLKKNQVKLKQKIKKEPGDVTDGHLSVPMVTVTQIPSYRLNKICSGLSFQRKNQFMQRLHNYWLLKRQARNGVPLIRRLHSHLQSQRNAEQKEQDEKTSAVKEELKYWQKLRHDLERARLLIELIRKREKLKREQVKVQQAAMELQLTPFNVLLRTTLDLLQEKDAAQIFAEPVNLNEVPDYLEFISNPMDFSTMRRKLESHLYRTLDEFEEDFNLIVTNCMRYNAKDTIFHRAAVRLRDLGGAILRHARRQAENIGFDTDVGIHLPESPKTEDFYRFSWEDVDNILLPENRAHLSLEAQLKELLEKLDMVSTMRSSGARTRRIRLLRREINSIRQKLAQQQNKTIPNGEPVPREEGTDKTSREGDEEGEKDDAKPPHPPTLEPTGPAPSLSELESLQDPPTLKPISESKSLNQLQKRVMSDRELFDKKALQRESQAFQRLLSDNGLNGLALPPADTPASPPFSGVGRRTSVLFKKAKNGVKLQRGLDCSLENGEDHRQSGQLSPSRPDGERQARKRPQSRTCSETDGEKSPRQAGQRGVTNGFAKHAESGSDSECSSGLGGGLVFEACSGLMPPKRSRGKPALSRVPFLEGVNGDSDYSSSGRTLLMSFESQAELEPLELVWAKCRGYPSYPALIIDPKMPREGLLHNGVPIPVPPMDVLKLGEQRQTEAGEKLFLVLFFDNRRTWQWLPRDKVYPLGVDDTVDKLKMMEGRKTSIRKSVQVAYDRAMIHMSRVRGDHPFVTSNYL, encoded by the exons ATGAGGAAGCCTCGGAGGAGGTCCCGGCAGAACTTGGAGGGGAGGCGTTCTCCCTCGCCCTACAGCCTCAAGTGCTCACCAACTCGGGAGACACTGACATACGCTCAGGCCCAGCGGATCGTGGAGGTAGATATTGATGGGCGGCTTCATCGCATCAGCATCTACGATCCCCTAAAAATCATCACAGAGGATGAGCTGACTGCCCAGGACATCACAGAGTGCAACAGCAACAAGGAAAACAGCGAGCAGCCCCTTTTCCCATCCAAATCTAAGAAAACACCTTCcaaaggcaagaagaaagagTCCTGCTCCAAATATGCACCAGGGACATCTTTACACTTACCCCAGCCCAACTTCCGCGTGGTGGACTCCTTCAGCCAGCCAGAtgcccctcctctccctgccgcCTACTACCGGTACATTGAAAAGCCCCCTGAGGACCTCGATGTAGAGGTGGAGTATGACATGGATGAGGAGGATCTGGCATGGCTGGAAATGGTCAATGAGAAGAGAAGGGATGATGGTTATGGGACAGTTTCTGCTGACACTTTTGAGCTGCTGGTGGATCGGTTGGAAAAGGAGTCGTACCTCGAGAGCCGGAACAACGGGGGTCAGCAGTCCCTCATCGATGAGGATGCCTTCTGCTGTGTCTGCATGGATGATGAGTGTCACAACAGCAATGTCATCCTGTTCTGTGATATCTGCAATCTGGCCGTGCACCAGGAGTGTTATGGCGTGCCCTATATCCCTGAGGGGCAGTGGCTTTGCCGCTGCTGCTTACAGTCCCCTTCTCGCCCTGTGGATTGTGTCCTTTGCCCAAACAAAGGTGGAGCCTTCAAGCAGACCAGCGATGGCCGCTGGGCTCACGTGGTTTGTGCCATCTGGATCCCAGAGGTCTGCTTTGCAAACACTGTGTTCCTGGAGCCCATCGAGGGGATAAATAACATCCCCCCGGCTCGGTGGAAGCTCACATGCTATATCTGCAAGCAGAAGGGCATGGGAGCTGCTATCCAATGCCACAAGGTGAACTGTTACACTGCCTTCCACGTCACCTGTGCCCAGCGGGCTGGTCTCTTCATGAAGATCGAACCCATGAGGGAGACCAGCATCAACGGCACAACATTCACCGTGCGCAAGACTGCCTATTGCGAGAGTCATTCCCCACCTGGGACAGTGAAAAAAGGGTCTCCAGCTGCTAGCGTTGAGAGGCAGGAGGACACcgtgaaggaggagggagaggaggaagccaATTCTGGCCCTCCCAAAGGGTCTCTGAAAAAGAACCAAGTGAAATTGAAGCAGAAGATCAAAAAGGAGCCTGGTGATGTGACCGATGGGCATTTGTCTGTGCCCATGGTGACAGTCACACAAATCCCCTCTTACAG GCTGAACAAAATCTGCAGTGGCCTCTCCTTCCAGAGGAAGAACCAGTTCATGCAGAGGCTCCACAACTACTGGCTGCTGAAGCGGCAAGCGAGGAACGGGGTGCCCCTGATCCGGCGCCTGCACTCGCACCTCCAGTCCCAGAGGAACGCAGAGCAG AAGGAGCAGGATGAGAAGACCAGTGCAGTGAAGGAAGAGCTGAAGTACTGGCAAAAACTGCGGCATGACTTGGAGAGGGCACGGCTGCTCATCGAGCTGATCCGTAAGAGGGAAAAACTCAAACGGGAGCAG GTCAAGGTTCAGCAGGCTGCTATGGAGCTACAGCTGACCCCTTTCAATGTACTTCTGCGCACAACACTGGACCTGTTGCAGGAGAAGGATGCTGCCCAAATCTTCGCAGAGCCTGTTAACCTGAACGAG GTTCCAGATTACCTGGAATTCATTTCCAACCCAATGGATTTTTCCACCATGAGGCGGAAGCTGGAGTCCCACCTGTACCGAACATTGGATGAGTTTGAGGAAGACTTTAACCTTATAGTTACCAACTGCATGAGGTATAATGCTAAAGACACGATTTTCCACCGAGCAGCTGTCCGGCTCAGAGACCTCGGAGGAGCGATATTGCGTCATGCACGGCGGCAGGCTGAAAACATCGGCTTTGACACTGATGTGGGGATTCACCTGCCTGAGTCACCCAAAACCGAGGACTTTTACCGCTTTTCTTGGGAGGATG TGGATAACATCCTCCTCCCGGAGAACCGGGCTCACCTCTCCTTGGAGGCCCAGctgaaggagctgctggagaagctAGACATGGTGAGCACCATGCGGTCCAGCGGCGCCCGGACACGACGCATCCGGCTCCTGAGACGGGAGATCAACTCCATTCGGCAGAAGCTGGCCCAGCAGCAGAACAAGACCATACCCAATGGGGAGCCTGTGCCGCGGGAAGAGGGGACAGATAAAACATCAAGGGAAGGGGAcgaggaaggggagaaag ATGATGCCAAGCCCCCGCACCCTCCAACTCTGGAGCCCACAGGACCCGCACCCTCCCTCTCGGAGCTGGAGTCTCTGCAGGACCCTCCAACGCTCAAACCCATCAGTGAAAGCAAGTCCTTGAATCAGCTGCAGAAGAGAGTGATGTCGGACAGGGAACTCTTCGACAAGAAGGCACTGCAGCGGGAGAGCCAAGCCTTCCAGCGCCTGCTCAGTGACAACGGCCTGAACGGACTGGCCTTGCCACCTGCAGAcacccctgccagccccccctTCAGCGGCGTGGGCCGACGGACatctgtcctttttaaaaaagctaagaATGGGGTGAAGCTGCAAAGAGGCCTGGACTGCTCCCTGGAGAACGGGGAGGACCACAGGCAGAGTGGGCAGCTTTCACCTTCCCGCCCTGATGGGGAGCGACAAGCTCGGAAGCGGCCACAGAGCAGGACCTGCAGTGAGACTGATGGAGAAAAGTCgcccaggcaggcaggacagAGAG GAGTGACTAACGGCTTTGCGAAGCACGCAGAAAGCGGCTCTGACTCTGAGTGCAGCTCCGGCCTGGGTGGTGGACTGGTGTTTGAAGCCTGCAG TGGTTTGATGCCTCCCAAGCGAAGTCGAGGGAAGCCAGCTCTTTCTCGGGTGCCCTTTTTGGAAGGTGTGAATGGAGACTCTGATTACAGCAGCTCAG GCAGGACTCTCCTGATGTCCTTTGAGAGTCAGGCTGAGCTGGAGCCCTTGGAGCTTGTGTGGGCCAAATGCCGTGGCTATCCCTCCTACCCTGCCTTG ATAATCGATCCCAAGATGCCACGCGAGGGTTTGCTCCACAATGGAGTCCCCATCCCAGTCCCACCCATGGATGTGTTGAAGttgggggagcagaggcagacagaggcaggagaaaagctcttccttgtccttttctttGACAACAGGAGAACCTG GCAGTGGCTTCCACGTGACAAAGTCTATCCCCTCGGCGTGGATGACACAGTGGACAAGTTAAAGATGATGGAAGGACGAAAAACCAGCATCCGCAAGTCTGTGCAGGTGGCATACGACCGAGCCATGATTCACATGAGCCGCGTGCGGGGAGATCATCCCTTTGTTACATCCAATTATCTGTAA
- the BRPF3 gene encoding bromodomain and PHD finger-containing protein 3 isoform X1, which produces MRKPRRRSRQNLEGRRSPSPYSLKCSPTRETLTYAQAQRIVEVDIDGRLHRISIYDPLKIITEDELTAQDITECNSNKENSEQPLFPSKSKKTPSKGKKKESCSKYAPGTSLHLPQPNFRVVDSFSQPDAPPLPAAYYRYIEKPPEDLDVEVEYDMDEEDLAWLEMVNEKRRDDGYGTVSADTFELLVDRLEKESYLESRNNGGQQSLIDEDAFCCVCMDDECHNSNVILFCDICNLAVHQECYGVPYIPEGQWLCRCCLQSPSRPVDCVLCPNKGGAFKQTSDGRWAHVVCAIWIPEVCFANTVFLEPIEGINNIPPARWKLTCYICKQKGMGAAIQCHKVNCYTAFHVTCAQRAGLFMKIEPMRETSINGTTFTVRKTAYCESHSPPGTVKKGSPAASVERQEDTVKEEGEEEANSGPPKGSLKKNQVKLKQKIKKEPGDVTDGHLSVPMVTVTQIPSYRLNKICSGLSFQRKNQFMQRLHNYWLLKRQARNGVPLIRRLHSHLQSQRNAEQKEQDEKTSAVKEELKYWQKLRHDLERARLLIELIRKREKLKREQVKVQQAAMELQLTPFNVLLRTTLDLLQEKDAAQIFAEPVNLNEVPDYLEFISNPMDFSTMRRKLESHLYRTLDEFEEDFNLIVTNCMRYNAKDTIFHRAAVRLRDLGGAILRHARRQAENIGFDTDVGIHLPESPKTEDFYRFSWEDVDNILLPENRAHLSLEAQLKELLEKLDMVSTMRSSGARTRRIRLLRREINSIRQKLAQQQNKTIPNGEPVPREEGTDKTSREGDEEGEKADDAKPPHPPTLEPTGPAPSLSELESLQDPPTLKPISESKSLNQLQKRVMSDRELFDKKALQRESQAFQRLLSDNGLNGLALPPADTPASPPFSGVGRRTSVLFKKAKNGVKLQRGLDCSLENGEDHRQSGQLSPSRPDGERQARKRPQSRTCSETDGEKSPRQAGQRGVTNGFAKHAESGSDSECSSGLGGGLVFEACSGLMPPKRSRGKPALSRVPFLEGVNGDSDYSSSGRTLLMSFESQAELEPLELVWAKCRGYPSYPALIIDPKMPREGLLHNGVPIPVPPMDVLKLGEQRQTEAGEKLFLVLFFDNRRTWQWLPRDKVYPLGVDDTVDKLKMMEGRKTSIRKSVQVAYDRAMIHMSRVRGDHPFVTSNYL; this is translated from the exons ATGAGGAAGCCTCGGAGGAGGTCCCGGCAGAACTTGGAGGGGAGGCGTTCTCCCTCGCCCTACAGCCTCAAGTGCTCACCAACTCGGGAGACACTGACATACGCTCAGGCCCAGCGGATCGTGGAGGTAGATATTGATGGGCGGCTTCATCGCATCAGCATCTACGATCCCCTAAAAATCATCACAGAGGATGAGCTGACTGCCCAGGACATCACAGAGTGCAACAGCAACAAGGAAAACAGCGAGCAGCCCCTTTTCCCATCCAAATCTAAGAAAACACCTTCcaaaggcaagaagaaagagTCCTGCTCCAAATATGCACCAGGGACATCTTTACACTTACCCCAGCCCAACTTCCGCGTGGTGGACTCCTTCAGCCAGCCAGAtgcccctcctctccctgccgcCTACTACCGGTACATTGAAAAGCCCCCTGAGGACCTCGATGTAGAGGTGGAGTATGACATGGATGAGGAGGATCTGGCATGGCTGGAAATGGTCAATGAGAAGAGAAGGGATGATGGTTATGGGACAGTTTCTGCTGACACTTTTGAGCTGCTGGTGGATCGGTTGGAAAAGGAGTCGTACCTCGAGAGCCGGAACAACGGGGGTCAGCAGTCCCTCATCGATGAGGATGCCTTCTGCTGTGTCTGCATGGATGATGAGTGTCACAACAGCAATGTCATCCTGTTCTGTGATATCTGCAATCTGGCCGTGCACCAGGAGTGTTATGGCGTGCCCTATATCCCTGAGGGGCAGTGGCTTTGCCGCTGCTGCTTACAGTCCCCTTCTCGCCCTGTGGATTGTGTCCTTTGCCCAAACAAAGGTGGAGCCTTCAAGCAGACCAGCGATGGCCGCTGGGCTCACGTGGTTTGTGCCATCTGGATCCCAGAGGTCTGCTTTGCAAACACTGTGTTCCTGGAGCCCATCGAGGGGATAAATAACATCCCCCCGGCTCGGTGGAAGCTCACATGCTATATCTGCAAGCAGAAGGGCATGGGAGCTGCTATCCAATGCCACAAGGTGAACTGTTACACTGCCTTCCACGTCACCTGTGCCCAGCGGGCTGGTCTCTTCATGAAGATCGAACCCATGAGGGAGACCAGCATCAACGGCACAACATTCACCGTGCGCAAGACTGCCTATTGCGAGAGTCATTCCCCACCTGGGACAGTGAAAAAAGGGTCTCCAGCTGCTAGCGTTGAGAGGCAGGAGGACACcgtgaaggaggagggagaggaggaagccaATTCTGGCCCTCCCAAAGGGTCTCTGAAAAAGAACCAAGTGAAATTGAAGCAGAAGATCAAAAAGGAGCCTGGTGATGTGACCGATGGGCATTTGTCTGTGCCCATGGTGACAGTCACACAAATCCCCTCTTACAG GCTGAACAAAATCTGCAGTGGCCTCTCCTTCCAGAGGAAGAACCAGTTCATGCAGAGGCTCCACAACTACTGGCTGCTGAAGCGGCAAGCGAGGAACGGGGTGCCCCTGATCCGGCGCCTGCACTCGCACCTCCAGTCCCAGAGGAACGCAGAGCAG AAGGAGCAGGATGAGAAGACCAGTGCAGTGAAGGAAGAGCTGAAGTACTGGCAAAAACTGCGGCATGACTTGGAGAGGGCACGGCTGCTCATCGAGCTGATCCGTAAGAGGGAAAAACTCAAACGGGAGCAG GTCAAGGTTCAGCAGGCTGCTATGGAGCTACAGCTGACCCCTTTCAATGTACTTCTGCGCACAACACTGGACCTGTTGCAGGAGAAGGATGCTGCCCAAATCTTCGCAGAGCCTGTTAACCTGAACGAG GTTCCAGATTACCTGGAATTCATTTCCAACCCAATGGATTTTTCCACCATGAGGCGGAAGCTGGAGTCCCACCTGTACCGAACATTGGATGAGTTTGAGGAAGACTTTAACCTTATAGTTACCAACTGCATGAGGTATAATGCTAAAGACACGATTTTCCACCGAGCAGCTGTCCGGCTCAGAGACCTCGGAGGAGCGATATTGCGTCATGCACGGCGGCAGGCTGAAAACATCGGCTTTGACACTGATGTGGGGATTCACCTGCCTGAGTCACCCAAAACCGAGGACTTTTACCGCTTTTCTTGGGAGGATG TGGATAACATCCTCCTCCCGGAGAACCGGGCTCACCTCTCCTTGGAGGCCCAGctgaaggagctgctggagaagctAGACATGGTGAGCACCATGCGGTCCAGCGGCGCCCGGACACGACGCATCCGGCTCCTGAGACGGGAGATCAACTCCATTCGGCAGAAGCTGGCCCAGCAGCAGAACAAGACCATACCCAATGGGGAGCCTGTGCCGCGGGAAGAGGGGACAGATAAAACATCAAGGGAAGGGGAcgaggaaggggagaaag CAGATGATGCCAAGCCCCCGCACCCTCCAACTCTGGAGCCCACAGGACCCGCACCCTCCCTCTCGGAGCTGGAGTCTCTGCAGGACCCTCCAACGCTCAAACCCATCAGTGAAAGCAAGTCCTTGAATCAGCTGCAGAAGAGAGTGATGTCGGACAGGGAACTCTTCGACAAGAAGGCACTGCAGCGGGAGAGCCAAGCCTTCCAGCGCCTGCTCAGTGACAACGGCCTGAACGGACTGGCCTTGCCACCTGCAGAcacccctgccagccccccctTCAGCGGCGTGGGCCGACGGACatctgtcctttttaaaaaagctaagaATGGGGTGAAGCTGCAAAGAGGCCTGGACTGCTCCCTGGAGAACGGGGAGGACCACAGGCAGAGTGGGCAGCTTTCACCTTCCCGCCCTGATGGGGAGCGACAAGCTCGGAAGCGGCCACAGAGCAGGACCTGCAGTGAGACTGATGGAGAAAAGTCgcccaggcaggcaggacagAGAG GAGTGACTAACGGCTTTGCGAAGCACGCAGAAAGCGGCTCTGACTCTGAGTGCAGCTCCGGCCTGGGTGGTGGACTGGTGTTTGAAGCCTGCAG TGGTTTGATGCCTCCCAAGCGAAGTCGAGGGAAGCCAGCTCTTTCTCGGGTGCCCTTTTTGGAAGGTGTGAATGGAGACTCTGATTACAGCAGCTCAG GCAGGACTCTCCTGATGTCCTTTGAGAGTCAGGCTGAGCTGGAGCCCTTGGAGCTTGTGTGGGCCAAATGCCGTGGCTATCCCTCCTACCCTGCCTTG ATAATCGATCCCAAGATGCCACGCGAGGGTTTGCTCCACAATGGAGTCCCCATCCCAGTCCCACCCATGGATGTGTTGAAGttgggggagcagaggcagacagaggcaggagaaaagctcttccttgtccttttctttGACAACAGGAGAACCTG GCAGTGGCTTCCACGTGACAAAGTCTATCCCCTCGGCGTGGATGACACAGTGGACAAGTTAAAGATGATGGAAGGACGAAAAACCAGCATCCGCAAGTCTGTGCAGGTGGCATACGACCGAGCCATGATTCACATGAGCCGCGTGCGGGGAGATCATCCCTTTGTTACATCCAATTATCTGTAA